In a genomic window of Phragmites australis chromosome 14, lpPhrAust1.1, whole genome shotgun sequence:
- the LOC133889930 gene encoding trimethyltridecatetraene synthase-like, with the protein MELTPTFSMAMALVAIFVAVVLSSVVWPRGRRKALKLPPGPRGWPVLGSLGALAGALPPHRALAALAARHGPLMHLRFGSYHAVVASSADTARLVLKTHDLAFADRPRTSAGEIFAYGYLGILYTPYGAYWRMARKICATELFSARRVDSFERVRAQEMRALVRGLFECTGRAVTVREHLESATLRNILRITVGEKWSGCYGSADGKAFRRTLDEAFAVTGAVSNVGEWVPWLGWLDVQGWVRRMKRLHELYDRFYEQILDEHEERRRQAGASEFVASDLVDVLLQLAEEDRPESEARLTRNGVKAFIQDIITGGTETSAVTMEWAISELLRRPDAMAAATDELDRVVGHGRWVTEPDLHDLPYIDAVVKETMRLHPVGPLLAPHHAREDAVVAGYDVPAGTRVLVNVWAIARDPASWPDAPDAFRPERFLGSGSGAVDVRGAHFELLPFGAGRRMCPAYNLAMKMVVAGVANLVQGFAWRLPDGVSPADVSMEEQFGLSTPRKVPLVAVAEPRLPAHLYAAAD; encoded by the coding sequence ATGGAGCTCACACCAACATTTTCCATGGCAATGGCATTGGTGGCCATCTTCGTCGCCGTCGTCCTCAGCTCTGTCGTCTGGCCACGCGGCCGGCGTAAGGCGCTGAAGCTTCCTCCGGGCCCGCGGGGTTGGCCGGTGCTCGGCAGCCTCGGCGCGCTGGCGGGCGCGCTCCCGCCGCACCGCGCGCTGGCTGCGCTCGCGGCGCGCCATGGCCCGCTCATGCACCTCCGGTTCGGCTCCTACCACGCCGTGGTCGCCTCTTCCGCTGACACTGCCAGGCTCGTCCTCAAGACGCACGACCTCGCCTTCGCCGACCGCCCGCGCACGTCCGCCGGCGAGATCTTCGCCTACGGCTACCTCGGCATCTTGTACACCCCGTACGGCGCCTACTGGCGCATGGCGCGCAAGATCTGCGCGACCGAGCTCTTCTCCGCGCGCCGCGTGGACTCGTTCGAGCGCGTCCGCGCGCAGGAGATGCGCGCGCTCGTGCGCGGCCTGTTCGAGTGCACTGGCCGCGCCGTCACCGTCAGGGAGCACCTGGAGAGCGCCACGCTGCGGAACATCCTCCGCATAACGGTGGGGGAGAAGTGGTCTGGCTGCTACGGCAGCGCCGACGGCAAGGCGTTCCGGCGCACGCTGGACGAGGCATTTGCGGTGACCGGAGCTGTGAGCAACGTCGGCGAGTGGGTCCCGtggctgggctggctcgacgtgCAGGGCTGGGTCCGGCGGATGAAGCGGCTGCATGAGCTGTACGACCGATTCTACGAGCAAATCCTCGACGAGCACGAGGAGCGACGGCGGCAAGCTGGTGCCAGCGAGTTCGTGGCGAGCGACCTGGTGGATGTGCTACTGCAGCTCGCCGAGGAAGATAGGCCGGAATCGGAGGCCAGGCTCACTCGCAACGGCGTCAAGGCGTTCATCCAGGACATCATCACCGGCGGCACGGAGACCTCGGCCGTGACCATGGAGTGGGCCATATCGGAGCTCCTCCGCCGGCCGGACGCCATGGCGGCCGCCACCGACGAGCTGGACCGCGTGGTCGGCCACGGGCGCTGGGTGACGGAGCCCGACCTGCACGACCTCCCCTACATCGACGCCGTCGTGAAGGAGACGATGCGGCTtcacccggtgggccctctcctcGCCCCGCACCACGCCCGCGAGGACGCGGTGGTCGCCGGCTACGACGTCCCCGCCGGCACGCGCGTGCTAGTGAACGTGTGGGCCATCGCGCGCGACCCGGCGTCGTGGCCCGACGCTCCCGATGCGTTCCGACCGGAGCGGTTCTtgggcagcggcagcggcgctGTGGACGTGCGCGGGGCGCACTTCGAGCTGCTGCCTTTCGGGGCCGGGCGGCGGATGTGCCCGGCGTACAACCTCGCCATGAAAATGGTGGTCGCCGGCGTGGCGAACCTGGTGCAAGGGTTCGCGTGGCGGCTGCCGGACGGGGTGTCGCCCGCGGACGTGAGCATGGAGGAGCAATTTGGGCTGTCCACGCCCCGGAAGGTGCcgctcgtcgccgtcgccgagccCAGGCTGCCGGCGCACCTCTACGCCGCCGCCGACTGA